The Blattabacterium cuenoti genome includes a region encoding these proteins:
- the rseP gene encoding RIP metalloprotease RseP, which produces MSSTLIRSVQLLFSISILVLIHELGHFVMAQIFKVRVERFFLFFDPWFSIFKKKIGDTVYGIGWLPLGGYVKISGMMMGNKGQNVLSKNQNSHWEFCSKSAIKRLLIISGGIIFNVLLSILIFTFLLFKYGETYLPTKNVKYGIEVDSLGEKIGLKNGDKILFVNEKYVPYFNDIPKAIILGNSITIDRMGNIIKLSLNNDKKRFIFDRKKLNFFIKPRVPPIINYVIRNSEAEKHGFKNNDEILAINSEFILFSDQLKDLLSKYKNKSVLISINRNGKLVQKEVFLDSKGILGIYLKNFTDLDQIFLFEKKHYSFFESIPHGIKKVWDVLKNQIFFLKNVFHIETKAYKQIGSFFSIAKEFPSKWNWDIFWTLTATLSIWLAFLNLFPIPSLDGGYILFIMIEMITGKKINEEIVERCTIYGFLIISFIMMFIIIWDIFKVFL; this is translated from the coding sequence ATGTCATCAACTTTAATTAGGTCTGTACAATTGCTATTTAGCATCTCTATATTAGTTCTTATTCATGAATTGGGCCACTTTGTTATGGCTCAGATATTTAAAGTAAGGGTTGAAAGATTTTTTTTATTTTTTGATCCTTGGTTTTCTATTTTTAAAAAGAAAATAGGAGATACCGTTTATGGAATTGGTTGGTTGCCTTTGGGTGGATATGTGAAAATATCAGGAATGATGATGGGCAATAAAGGTCAAAATGTTTTATCAAAAAATCAAAATAGTCATTGGGAATTTTGTTCTAAATCAGCAATAAAAAGACTATTGATTATTTCTGGAGGTATTATTTTCAATGTATTATTATCCATTTTAATTTTTACTTTTCTATTGTTTAAATACGGAGAAACTTATCTACCTACAAAAAATGTTAAATATGGAATAGAAGTTGATTCTTTAGGAGAAAAAATAGGATTAAAAAATGGAGATAAAATTTTATTTGTAAATGAAAAATATGTCCCATATTTTAATGATATTCCTAAAGCAATCATTTTAGGAAATTCTATTACTATAGATCGTATGGGGAATATTATAAAATTGTCGTTAAATAATGACAAAAAAAGATTTATTTTTGATAGAAAAAAACTTAATTTTTTTATTAAACCTCGTGTTCCTCCTATAATTAATTATGTCATCAGAAATTCTGAAGCAGAAAAACATGGATTCAAAAATAATGATGAAATATTAGCTATTAATTCTGAATTTATTCTCTTTTCTGATCAGTTAAAAGATTTATTATCAAAATATAAAAATAAAAGTGTATTAATATCTATTAATAGAAATGGAAAACTTGTTCAAAAAGAAGTATTTCTAGATTCAAAAGGAATTTTGGGTATTTATTTAAAAAATTTTACGGATTTAGATCAAATTTTTTTATTTGAAAAAAAGCATTATTCTTTTTTTGAGAGTATCCCTCATGGGATAAAAAAAGTTTGGGATGTATTAAAAAATCAAATCTTTTTTTTGAAAAATGTTTTTCATATAGAAACTAAAGCTTATAAACAAATAGGGAGTTTTTTTTCCATAGCTAAAGAATTTCCATCTAAATGGAACTGGGATATTTTTTGGACTTTAACTGCTACTTTATCTATTTGGTTAGCTTTTTTAAATTTATTTCCTATTCCATCATTAGATGGTGGTTATATATTATTTATTATGATAGAAATGATAACAGGGAAAAAAATAAATGAAGAAATTGTTGAACGTTGTACTATTTACGGATTTTTGATCATTAGTTTCATCATGATGTTTATTATTATTTGGGATATTTTCAAAGTTTTTCTTTAA
- a CDS encoding FeoA family protein: protein MNLSNLKKGEKGIIKGYKNDNFPIKLLELGVLPGVKFEILFVSIFYDPLCISYDQSCLVLRKKEAENIIIEPII, encoded by the coding sequence TTGAATTTATCTAATCTTAAAAAAGGAGAAAAAGGAATTATTAAAGGATATAAGAATGATAATTTCCCCATAAAATTGTTAGAATTAGGAGTTTTACCTGGTGTAAAATTTGAAATACTTTTTGTTTCTATTTTTTATGATCCACTATGCATAAGTTACGATCAATCTTGTTTAGTTTTACGAAAAAAAGAGGCTGAAAATATCATAATAGAACCTATTATTTAA